In Massilia violaceinigra, one DNA window encodes the following:
- the tssJ gene encoding type VI secretion system lipoprotein TssJ: MQSTSSFIGSLITVSAAIVLSACASSATTKASPYRIEFQAARDVNGDSRQRPSPVQVKVYALRSPASFQAADFFALQSQAETVLGKDLVEIEQIVLAPGESRSIKKPGNPDVTAIGIVAEYRLLEKNKWRETITLPDPKQLNAFKFWQTLPDQFLLQVGINKGGIALIQKAK, encoded by the coding sequence TTGCAATCAACATCCAGCTTCATTGGCTCACTTATTACCGTCAGCGCTGCAATTGTGCTGAGCGCTTGTGCGTCAAGTGCCACGACCAAGGCGTCGCCCTATCGCATCGAGTTCCAGGCGGCCCGCGACGTGAATGGCGACAGTCGCCAGCGCCCTTCCCCGGTCCAGGTCAAGGTATATGCGCTGCGCTCGCCGGCCAGCTTCCAGGCGGCCGACTTCTTTGCGCTGCAAAGCCAGGCCGAAACGGTGTTGGGCAAGGATCTGGTTGAAATAGAACAGATCGTGCTGGCGCCAGGTGAAAGCCGATCGATCAAAAAACCGGGCAATCCTGACGTCACTGCAATCGGCATCGTCGCTGAATACCGGCTATTAGAAAAGAATAAGTGGCGCGAAACAATTACTCTGCCAGATCCGAAACAATTGAATGCCTTTAAATTCTGGCAAACCTTGCCCGATCAGTTTCTCTTGCAGGTCGGTATTAACAAGGGCGGTATCGCATTGATTCAAAAAGCCAAATGA
- a CDS encoding non-ribosomal peptide synthetase, producing MNSPYFSAPVDGVLEGYALSPQQASQWRWQQAYGATAVPQASLWLRIDAPVDLPRLRASLAQVVARHEILRTAYQQLPGMALPMQIIAPSGEMPWLDPDDQGPGVQMTPGADGTLRLCLRLPAFQADSASMMALARDWLDVYQGGPLADVALQYADYAAWRGELLESQNDPHPLWEPLRNQALSSQALPLRPGAAAAVIEHDMVPCALDPAIEQRWKDYARENGQAPELVLLAAWIALCHQHSGAERLTIGFDAQQRSDATADALGLYGEALPLAAGRLDALDFAGLCGELERQCALLAEWRDSYPADLFDQPFALGFRWIAPACPALAQAGWRVERVCAPAAPFQILLETSDSGLCWHVNRALYDNAAVALLSDQLATLLDSACRQPVRPLRELSACSPREQQLLARELSGSLPLGADQQQRYDAINALGSLAQCFSEQVSAHADLPAVEGASGQLSYRELDERSTVLAKHLLARGLAPQSRVVHLLPRDIDAVVAMLAIFKAGACYVPVDPGYPAQRVQFILEDCHAPVIITHSSLLATLAPHLQARALVIDTLPASAPVDVPVAPGARQDCAYLIYTSGSTGQPKGVQITHANALHSLAARVAYYPDPVRKFLLLSSFAFDSSIAGLFWSLAQGGTLVICSQDDQKDPARLAHIIRSGAVTHMLALPSLYALLLEQPGTPPAALSTVIVAGETCPPALVQAHHRAWPQARLYNEYGPTEASVWCSVALLQEPVAIGRAIAHTRVYVLDDDGAPAARGMLGEIHIAGPGLSPGYADRPELSAEKFITASHPLLDGERLYRSGDIGYLDQNGTLIFAGRADAQVKVRGYRIELGEIESALRDASGASLAMALAETRDGATLLRGFIETRNKTDLAALRTALALRLPDYMIPADIQVLASLPRNANGKVDAKALLALRASHQRPPYAAPTTPSERQLAQLWQQLLDCEAPGADDDFFALGGHSLLVVRLVHLIKSTMGSDIPVGAVFRNPTIRSLAAQLAPSSDASSLLPLRSGDGHHPPVFFLHRPAGDVQHYAPLIASLPEGQAAYGIVLPHGVGPEQASLAHLAQRYLGQVKSVQPHGPYFLCGWSMGGLLALEMASVIEQGGDCVGMLAIVDSSFDPGDEGLSNDELLQLVAQELTDESCRRLASAHGALAALSALDAGMGKMAQLRRAFDEWCPAHNMALKSSAAIVAATLDAMEHARQWVASFAPPTVSAELHLWWAEATLAGQPDLPMHWARHSVAAAHHVHVPGDHDDILHHPAFSATFNAALRASRRDLAA from the coding sequence TTGAACTCTCCCTATTTTTCGGCACCTGTGGACGGCGTCCTTGAAGGCTATGCCCTGTCGCCCCAGCAGGCCAGCCAGTGGCGATGGCAGCAGGCGTACGGCGCCACCGCCGTCCCGCAGGCCAGCCTGTGGCTGCGCATCGATGCTCCGGTCGATCTGCCCCGCCTGCGCGCCAGCCTGGCCCAGGTCGTGGCGCGCCACGAAATCCTGCGCACCGCATACCAGCAGTTGCCGGGCATGGCGCTGCCGATGCAAATCATCGCGCCTTCAGGGGAGATGCCCTGGCTCGACCCGGATGACCAGGGTCCCGGAGTACAGATGACACCCGGTGCCGACGGCACGCTGCGTCTGTGCCTGCGGCTGCCCGCGTTTCAGGCCGATTCGGCCAGCATGATGGCGTTGGCGCGCGACTGGCTTGACGTCTACCAGGGCGGCCCGCTCGCCGATGTGGCGCTTCAATACGCCGACTATGCGGCGTGGCGCGGCGAGCTGCTGGAAAGCCAGAACGATCCGCATCCGCTGTGGGAGCCGCTTCGCAACCAGGCCCTGTCGTCGCAAGCGCTGCCGCTGCGGCCCGGGGCCGCCGCCGCCGTGATCGAGCATGATATGGTCCCGTGCGCGCTCGATCCGGCCATCGAACAGCGCTGGAAGGACTATGCGCGCGAGAACGGCCAGGCGCCCGAACTGGTGCTGCTGGCCGCCTGGATCGCGCTGTGCCACCAGCACAGCGGCGCCGAGCGTCTGACCATCGGCTTCGATGCGCAGCAGCGCAGCGACGCCACGGCCGACGCGCTTGGATTGTACGGCGAAGCCTTGCCACTGGCGGCCGGCCGTCTGGACGCGCTGGACTTTGCCGGCTTGTGCGGCGAACTGGAACGCCAGTGCGCACTGCTGGCGGAGTGGCGCGACAGCTATCCCGCCGACCTGTTCGACCAGCCCTTCGCGCTTGGCTTCCGATGGATTGCACCGGCCTGCCCTGCCCTGGCGCAGGCGGGATGGCGCGTCGAGCGCGTGTGCGCCCCGGCCGCACCGTTCCAAATTTTGCTGGAGACCAGCGACTCCGGCCTGTGCTGGCATGTCAACCGGGCGCTGTATGACAACGCCGCCGTGGCATTGCTGAGCGATCAGCTGGCAACCCTGCTCGACAGCGCATGCCGCCAGCCCGTCCGCCCCTTGCGCGAACTGTCGGCATGCAGCCCGCGCGAACAGCAGCTACTGGCCCGCGAACTAAGCGGCTCCCTGCCGCTCGGCGCCGATCAGCAGCAACGCTATGACGCCATCAATGCGCTCGGCTCCCTGGCGCAGTGCTTCAGCGAGCAAGTGTCCGCGCATGCGGACCTGCCGGCCGTCGAAGGCGCGAGCGGCCAACTGAGTTACCGCGAACTCGATGAGCGCTCGACGGTGTTGGCCAAGCATTTGCTGGCGCGTGGCTTGGCGCCGCAGTCCAGGGTCGTGCACCTGCTGCCGCGCGACATTGACGCGGTGGTCGCCATGCTGGCCATTTTCAAGGCGGGCGCCTGCTACGTTCCGGTCGATCCCGGCTATCCGGCGCAGCGCGTGCAATTCATCCTCGAAGATTGCCACGCACCGGTCATCATCACCCACAGTTCGCTGCTGGCGACGTTGGCGCCGCACCTGCAAGCGCGCGCCCTTGTCATCGATACCTTGCCTGCGTCAGCGCCGGTTGACGTACCAGTCGCTCCTGGCGCAAGGCAGGACTGCGCCTATCTGATCTACACCTCCGGCAGCACCGGCCAGCCAAAGGGTGTGCAGATCACCCACGCCAACGCCTTGCATTCGCTGGCCGCAAGGGTGGCCTACTACCCCGATCCGGTGCGCAAATTCCTGCTGCTGTCCTCATTTGCGTTCGACAGTTCAATCGCAGGCCTGTTCTGGAGCCTGGCGCAAGGCGGCACGCTGGTGATCTGCAGCCAGGACGATCAAAAGGATCCGGCCCGCCTTGCACACATCATCCGCTCCGGCGCGGTCACGCACATGCTGGCCCTGCCCTCGCTGTACGCCCTGCTGCTTGAGCAGCCCGGGACCCCGCCAGCGGCGCTGTCGACCGTCATCGTGGCCGGTGAAACATGCCCGCCCGCGCTGGTGCAGGCTCACCACCGCGCCTGGCCCCAGGCGCGGCTGTATAACGAATACGGCCCTACCGAGGCATCGGTCTGGTGCAGCGTGGCGCTGTTGCAGGAGCCGGTGGCCATCGGCCGCGCCATTGCGCACACCCGGGTCTACGTGCTCGATGACGATGGTGCGCCGGCCGCGCGCGGCATGCTGGGCGAGATCCACATTGCCGGTCCGGGTCTGAGTCCCGGCTATGCGGATCGTCCAGAACTGAGCGCGGAGAAATTCATCACCGCCTCGCACCCACTGCTGGACGGCGAGCGGCTGTACCGCAGCGGCGATATCGGCTACCTTGACCAGAATGGCACGCTGATATTCGCCGGCCGCGCCGATGCGCAGGTCAAAGTACGCGGCTACCGGATCGAGCTTGGTGAAATCGAATCGGCGCTGCGCGATGCCAGCGGCGCCTCGCTGGCGATGGCGCTTGCCGAGACGCGCGACGGCGCAACGCTGCTGCGCGGCTTCATCGAAACGCGCAACAAGACCGACCTTGCCGCGCTGCGCACCGCACTTGCGCTGCGGCTTCCGGACTACATGATACCGGCCGATATCCAGGTGCTGGCCAGCCTGCCGCGCAACGCCAACGGCAAGGTTGACGCCAAGGCCCTGCTGGCCCTGCGCGCCAGCCACCAGCGCCCGCCCTATGCGGCCCCCACCACACCCTCCGAGCGCCAACTGGCCCAGTTGTGGCAACAGCTGCTGGACTGCGAGGCGCCTGGAGCCGACGACGACTTCTTTGCCCTGGGCGGCCACTCGCTGCTGGTCGTACGGCTGGTGCATCTTATTAAGTCCACCATGGGAAGCGACATCCCTGTCGGCGCAGTGTTCCGCAATCCGACCATCCGCTCGCTGGCGGCGCAGCTTGCACCGTCATCGGATGCGTCCTCGCTGCTGCCGCTGCGTAGCGGCGATGGGCATCATCCGCCCGTGTTCTTCCTGCACCGCCCAGCCGGCGACGTGCAGCACTACGCCCCTCTGATCGCGTCGCTGCCGGAGGGCCAGGCCGCTTACGGCATCGTCCTGCCGCATGGCGTGGGTCCGGAACAGGCAAGCCTGGCACACCTCGCGCAGCGCTACCTGGGCCAGGTGAAAAGCGTGCAGCCGCACGGCCCCTATTTCCTGTGCGGCTGGTCGATGGGCGGGCTGCTGGCCCTGGAAATGGCCAGCGTGATCGAGCAAGGAGGCGATTGCGTCGGCATGCTGGCCATTGTCGACAGCAGCTTCGACCCGGGCGACGAGGGTTTGAGCAACGACGAACTGCTGCAACTGGTAGCGCAGGAATTGACCGACGAAAGCTGCCGCCGGCTGGCGAGCGCGCACGGCGCGCTCGCCGCACTGAGCGCACTGGATGCGGGCATGGGCAAAATGGCGCAACTGCGCCGCGCGTTCGACGAATGGTGCCCCGCGCATAACATGGCCCTGAAGTCGTCGGCGGCCATCGTTGCCGCCACGCTCGACGCCATGGAACATGCGCGCCAGTGGGTCGCCTCTTTCGCGCCGCCCACCGTGTCGGCCGAACTGCATCTGTGGTGGGCCGAGGCGACCCTGGCCGGGCAGCCTGACCTTCCAATGCACTGGGCACGCCACAGCGTGGCCGCCGCGCATCACGTGCATGTGCCGGGCGACCATGACGACATCCTGCACCACCCCGCCTTCAGCGCCACCTTTAACGCCGCCTTGCGCGCATCCAGACGGGATCTTGCCGCATGA
- a CDS encoding cyclic peptide export ABC transporter, with amino-acid sequence MNLLSYLYRQSRQLLLLATIAGAIAGLSGAALVAVINKGINAPDRLWEFGLAFFGLCLLMLVSKLVAEISLLHLTQGAIYRLRLDLSTKLLATSVHRQQTLGKHRLLVILTDDVNTFTNAFEFIPVLFINAIVVSGGLAYMAWLSWPMLLMLAAFLSVGLLGFHMAERRPLAHLAKVREQKDVLYQHFRSLIEGARELQLNTERGRDFVSGVLAPGAAEFRQRFVRGMRGYAIVANIGTLLFYLNIGVLLFVIPHWLRLPAETLSGFTITLLFLIRPIIDLMTALPTLRQAGFSLAKIRQLDQELVPSEAAGDAARAFDTSAPLSIELKGVCHRYPGESGDGSFMLGPMDLRIAQGELIFIVGGNGSGKTTLAMLLLGLYAPEAGAVALNGIDVTDSNREAYRQHFSAVFADFHLFEQLPGIAGAARHQHALHYVKALGLQHKVKIEDGRFSTTNLSTGQRKRLALVAAYLEDRPVYLFDEWAADQDPVFKRVFYTELLPELKARGKTILVISHDDAYFSAADRVIKLEDGHLHVPERRDACAA; translated from the coding sequence ATGAATTTGCTTTCCTACCTTTACCGCCAGTCGCGCCAACTGCTCCTGCTCGCCACTATCGCAGGAGCGATCGCGGGCCTGAGCGGCGCGGCGCTGGTGGCCGTCATCAACAAGGGCATCAACGCGCCGGACCGCCTTTGGGAGTTTGGCCTTGCCTTCTTCGGCCTGTGCCTGCTGATGCTCGTTTCCAAACTCGTCGCCGAGATCTCCCTGCTGCACCTGACCCAGGGCGCCATCTACCGGCTGCGCCTTGACCTGAGCACCAAGCTGCTGGCCACGTCCGTGCATCGCCAACAAACCCTCGGCAAGCACCGCCTGCTGGTCATTCTCACCGACGATGTCAACACCTTCACCAACGCGTTCGAGTTCATTCCCGTCCTGTTCATCAACGCCATCGTCGTCAGCGGCGGCCTGGCCTACATGGCCTGGCTGTCCTGGCCGATGCTATTGATGCTGGCCGCGTTCCTGAGCGTGGGCCTGCTCGGCTTTCACATGGCGGAACGGCGCCCGCTGGCCCACCTGGCCAAAGTGCGCGAACAGAAGGACGTGCTGTACCAGCACTTCCGCAGCCTGATCGAAGGGGCGCGCGAGCTGCAGCTCAACACCGAGCGTGGCAGGGATTTCGTCAGTGGCGTGCTGGCGCCCGGAGCCGCCGAATTCAGGCAGCGGTTCGTGCGGGGCATGCGCGGCTACGCCATTGTCGCCAACATCGGCACGCTGCTGTTCTACCTTAACATCGGCGTTTTGCTGTTCGTGATACCGCACTGGCTGCGCCTGCCCGCCGAAACCCTGAGCGGATTCACCATCACGCTGCTGTTCCTGATCCGGCCGATTATCGATCTGATGACCGCCCTGCCGACCCTGCGCCAGGCCGGTTTTTCGCTCGCCAAGATCCGCCAGCTCGACCAGGAACTCGTCCCGTCCGAAGCCGCCGGGGATGCCGCGCGCGCCTTCGACACAAGCGCGCCGCTGTCGATCGAACTGAAAGGTGTTTGCCACCGCTACCCGGGTGAAAGCGGCGACGGCAGCTTCATGCTGGGCCCCATGGACTTGCGCATCGCCCAGGGTGAACTCATCTTCATCGTGGGTGGCAACGGCAGCGGCAAGACCACGCTGGCCATGCTGCTGCTTGGGCTGTACGCGCCCGAAGCGGGAGCGGTGGCGCTGAACGGCATTGATGTCACGGACAGCAACCGCGAGGCTTACCGCCAGCACTTCTCGGCCGTCTTCGCCGACTTCCACCTATTCGAACAACTGCCGGGAATAGCGGGTGCGGCGCGCCATCAGCACGCGCTACATTACGTCAAGGCGCTCGGCCTGCAGCACAAGGTCAAGATAGAGGACGGCCGTTTTTCGACCACCAATCTGTCGACCGGCCAGCGCAAGCGCCTGGCCCTGGTTGCCGCCTACCTCGAAGACCGGCCGGTCTACCTGTTCGACGAATGGGCCGCCGACCAGGACCCTGTGTTCAAGCGCGTCTTCTACACTGAACTGCTGCCCGAGCTCAAAGCGCGCGGCAAGACCATCCTCGTCATCAGCCATGACGATGCCTATTTTTCGGCCGCGGACCGGGTCATCAAACTTGAAGACGGCCACCTGCATGTACCCGAGCGGCGCGACGCATGCGCCGCCTGA
- a CDS encoding PepSY-associated TM helix domain-containing protein gives MADHPQADSRKAWYLLHSWAGIVLALAIYVVCASGCVALFVHELQLWQYPELQRIAAPAGGVVNVKAVLNEAKLAGLIQDRATLQLPRYSNGVILRLQDDSGRMAVFDPTSGALLGIKPEGFGRALRVLHSDLLLPFPWGTFLTGFLGITLMFLVLTGVVMHRRFYRDIFTLRTGRSWRLSWSDAHKLAGTWGIAFLGMMGFTGSVLGLAGLLLLQTAVVAHKGDSGKAYAEIGGKTESASGTLAPLGATAPMLARDIRGEPFIPRFFTIAHIGDEKATVTVEGERPDYLSTNDRKVFDREGRLLATPRGVGNGAGWRTYSALLPLHFAEFGDATLKFVYLLLGIAACLMPVSGILLWLDRHRRDNTMARAQHLMRGLAAGVTIGFPIAVATLFLAARLAPQWMAQQGNPVLALCSAWLATVAWALWRAEKPHVERGLLGLAGILFVLVAPVNAWVSGDAVLFALAQPLHTSHVVDGVMLALGLSLLSAYRHLKQY, from the coding sequence TTGGCTGACCACCCGCAGGCCGACAGCCGCAAAGCCTGGTACCTTCTTCACTCGTGGGCTGGGATCGTCCTTGCCCTGGCCATCTATGTAGTCTGCGCATCGGGCTGCGTTGCGCTGTTCGTCCACGAACTCCAGCTCTGGCAATACCCAGAGTTGCAACGCATTGCCGCGCCCGCGGGCGGCGTGGTGAACGTGAAGGCTGTGCTGAACGAAGCCAAACTGGCCGGACTGATACAAGACCGCGCCACCTTGCAGCTGCCCCGTTATTCGAATGGCGTCATCCTGCGCCTGCAGGACGACTCCGGACGCATGGCCGTTTTCGATCCGACCTCGGGCGCACTGCTCGGTATCAAGCCAGAGGGCTTTGGACGCGCCCTGCGCGTGCTGCATTCCGACCTGTTGCTGCCGTTCCCGTGGGGGACTTTCCTGACCGGCTTCCTCGGCATCACCTTGATGTTCCTGGTGCTGACCGGGGTGGTCATGCATCGCCGTTTCTATCGGGATATCTTCACCTTGCGAACCGGCCGCAGCTGGCGTTTAAGCTGGTCGGACGCGCACAAGCTGGCGGGCACCTGGGGCATCGCTTTCCTGGGTATGATGGGATTCACCGGCAGCGTGCTCGGCCTTGCCGGCCTGTTGCTGCTGCAAACCGCGGTGGTGGCGCACAAAGGCGACTCCGGCAAGGCCTACGCCGAGATTGGGGGCAAGACGGAGAGCGCCAGCGGAACCCTGGCGCCGCTGGGCGCGACCGCGCCGATGCTGGCGCGCGACATTCGCGGCGAACCGTTCATCCCGCGCTTTTTTACGATCGCCCATATCGGGGATGAGAAGGCGACGGTCACCGTGGAAGGCGAGCGTCCCGATTACCTCAGCACCAACGACCGTAAGGTGTTCGATCGCGAGGGCCGCCTGCTGGCCACGCCGCGCGGCGTGGGCAATGGCGCCGGCTGGCGAACTTACTCCGCGCTGTTGCCGCTGCACTTCGCCGAATTCGGCGATGCCACGCTCAAGTTTGTCTATTTGCTGCTGGGGATTGCCGCATGCCTGATGCCGGTGTCGGGGATCCTCCTGTGGCTGGACCGGCACCGGCGCGACAACACCATGGCGCGCGCGCAGCATCTGATGCGCGGCCTGGCTGCCGGCGTGACGATCGGCTTTCCCATCGCGGTCGCTACCCTGTTCCTCGCCGCGCGCCTGGCGCCGCAGTGGATGGCACAGCAGGGGAACCCGGTTCTCGCCCTGTGCTCCGCCTGGCTGGCTACCGTGGCATGGGCCTTGTGGCGCGCCGAAAAGCCGCATGTCGAGCGCGGCTTGCTCGGCCTGGCCGGCATCCTGTTTGTGCTGGTGGCGCCCGTCAACGCTTGGGTGAGCGGCGATGCCGTCCTGTTTGCCCTGGCACAGCCACTCCACACCAGCCACGTTGTCGACGGCGTCATGCTGGCGCTGGGATTAAGCCTGCTGTCGGCCTATCGCCACTTGAAGCAGTACTGA
- a CDS encoding thioesterase II family protein yields the protein MNIEPNRWLVRQPGAQRRMRLFCFSYAGGSAASYYAWQAALDPAIEVCAIQLPGRGARLGEPPMRSLALVVETLAQVIDLGDELPFAFFGHSLGGLLAFELARYCQRRGGPMPERLFVSGSVAPRRRLLSRRLHELGDADLIAALRQYNGAPAAALDEPELMALMLPTVRADFALAADYEYRSGPLLALPVSVYGGDRDPHVAFEDLSNWQDETTETIRLHRFAGDHFFIQSARDAVLAQMQAELMQMIEAAA from the coding sequence ATGAATATTGAACCTAACCGCTGGCTGGTCCGGCAGCCTGGCGCACAGCGCCGCATGCGCCTGTTCTGCTTTTCGTACGCCGGAGGCAGTGCGGCCAGCTACTACGCGTGGCAAGCCGCACTGGACCCCGCCATCGAAGTCTGCGCCATCCAGCTGCCCGGTCGCGGCGCCCGCCTCGGCGAGCCGCCCATGCGCTCACTGGCCCTGGTGGTGGAAACGCTGGCGCAGGTGATCGACCTGGGCGACGAGCTGCCATTTGCCTTTTTCGGGCACAGTCTCGGTGGCCTGCTTGCCTTTGAACTGGCGCGCTACTGCCAGCGTCGCGGCGGTCCGATGCCGGAACGCCTGTTCGTCTCGGGCAGCGTTGCGCCACGCCGCCGCCTGCTGTCGCGCCGCCTGCACGAACTTGGCGACGCCGATCTGATCGCCGCCCTTCGCCAGTACAACGGCGCCCCGGCCGCGGCCCTCGATGAGCCGGAGCTGATGGCCCTGATGCTGCCGACGGTACGCGCCGATTTCGCGCTGGCGGCGGACTACGAATACCGCAGCGGCCCCCTGCTCGCGCTACCGGTCAGCGTGTATGGTGGAGATCGCGATCCGCATGTGGCCTTTGAAGACCTGTCGAACTGGCAGGACGAAACGACCGAAACGATCAGGCTGCACCGCTTCGCGGGCGATCACTTCTTCATCCAGAGCGCGCGCGACGCGGTGCTGGCACAGATGCAGGCCGAATTGATGCAGATGATCGAGGCGGCAGCGTGA